In Campylobacter vicugnae, a genomic segment contains:
- a CDS encoding RNA polymerase factor sigma-54, translating to MKLSQKLTAKTKLNQTLRSWLPILQASSDELKETLEPFIEKNPFAQLDPNPKSRSLNFYNDLYKTSISDTIESSIIYKESLYEKLYMQIDDRLFPSKKSKEIANLIIECINSEGYFEWDDEIFTGFSKDEVERVRARFAYLEPVGVGAVDYKESFIFQLNELCDDDDIYELCVEIIKNFEDISKFTKRKNYEAAMSLLKKFKNPPAIEYMDDEMLVIPDIFVYDSDGGIEVAINDEFYPNIHIDIEGIDEKSEFVSSKIKEAKDLIDALEMRKSTLHKIGLMIIEYQYDYFFGGDIKPMKLKDIAEDLGRNPSTISRAIQNKFLSSKRGIVPLKNFFAAAASQEVSNAAIKEFLLNLIKNENRAKPLSDEAILAKIEDEFNIKLVRRTITKYRKALNIASSSERKKLYAIQG from the coding sequence ATGAAACTCTCTCAAAAACTCACTGCTAAAACTAAACTTAATCAGACCCTGCGTAGTTGGTTACCGATTTTGCAAGCTTCTAGCGATGAGTTAAAAGAGACTTTAGAGCCATTTATTGAGAAAAATCCTTTTGCCCAACTTGATCCAAATCCTAAAAGTAGATCGCTTAATTTTTATAACGATCTATATAAAACTAGCATAAGCGATACTATAGAATCAAGTATAATTTATAAAGAGAGTTTATATGAGAAGCTATATATGCAAATTGATGATAGATTATTCCCATCTAAAAAATCCAAAGAGATTGCAAATTTGATTATAGAGTGTATTAATAGTGAGGGTTATTTTGAGTGGGATGATGAGATATTTACTGGATTTAGTAAAGATGAAGTAGAAAGAGTGCGCGCTCGTTTTGCCTATTTGGAGCCTGTTGGTGTGGGTGCAGTAGATTATAAAGAGAGCTTTATATTTCAACTTAATGAGCTTTGCGATGATGATGATATATATGAGCTTTGTGTTGAAATTATTAAAAATTTTGAAGATATTAGCAAATTTACTAAACGCAAAAATTATGAAGCTGCTATGAGCTTACTAAAAAAATTTAAAAATCCTCCAGCTATTGAGTATATGGATGATGAGATGCTAGTAATACCTGATATATTTGTCTATGATAGTGATGGCGGGATTGAAGTGGCTATAAATGATGAATTTTATCCAAATATTCATATAGATATTGAAGGTATAGATGAAAAAAGTGAATTCGTCTCAAGTAAAATAAAAGAGGCAAAAGATTTAATAGATGCTTTAGAGATGAGAAAATCAACACTTCATAAAATTGGTTTAATGATAATAGAATATCAATATGACTATTTCTTTGGCGGAGATATAAAACCAATGAAATTAAAAGATATAGCAGAAGATTTAGGTAGGAATCCATCTACCATAAGTCGTGCTATACAAAATAAATTTTTAAGTTCAAAGCGTGGGATTGTTCCGCTTAAAAACTTCTTTGCAGCTGCAGCTTCTCAAGAGGTATCAAATGCTGCTATTAAGGAATTTTTATTAAATTTAATTAAAAATGAAAATAGGGCTAAGCCGCTAAGCGATGAGGCGATTTTGGCTAAGATTGAAGATGAATTTAATATCAAGCTAGTTAGAAGAACAATAACCAAATATAGAAAAGCATTAAATATCGCTAGTTCAAGCGAGCGTAAAAAATTATATGCAATCCAAGGCTGA
- the aroB gene encoding 3-dehydroquinate synthase: protein MQIDINLDKNSYKVYIDELRRLKFNGKVAVITNSKVGGLYLAEILSLIEADEKYTITIPDGEEYKNLATIENILEQLFVSRLDRSSTIIALGGGVVSDMSGFVASIYERGIDFITIPTTLLAQVDASVGGKTGVNNKFGKNLIGSFYQPKAVYCESRFLKTLPKREFAAGIAEAIKMAVMFDEKFFEFFEKCDVQNQHDLTKIIQRCVELKAMIVSQDEREKGLRAVLNYGHTFAHVIENELNYKGLLHGEAVAVGMNMANKLALNLGLLSVRDVDRIENLLIKFNLPTTYKIKDEYAFYDAFTLDKKSENSVIKFILPNGIGANLIKNDISKEQVIEVLRLFK, encoded by the coding sequence ATGCAAATTGATATAAATTTAGACAAAAATAGCTATAAAGTATATATAGATGAGCTTAGAAGGCTTAAATTTAATGGTAAAGTTGCTGTTATTACAAATTCAAAAGTTGGTGGATTATATCTGGCTGAGATTTTATCACTTATTGAAGCTGATGAAAAATATACTATTACTATTCCAGACGGGGAGGAGTATAAAAATTTAGCCACGATTGAAAATATCTTAGAACAGCTTTTTGTAAGTAGATTGGATCGTTCTAGTACCATAATCGCTCTTGGCGGTGGAGTGGTAAGCGATATGAGTGGATTTGTCGCTAGTATTTATGAACGCGGGATTGATTTTATTACTATTCCTACTACTCTTTTAGCTCAAGTTGATGCAAGTGTAGGTGGCAAAACTGGTGTAAATAATAAATTTGGTAAAAATTTAATTGGTAGTTTTTATCAGCCAAAGGCAGTTTATTGTGAGAGTAGATTTTTAAAGACACTACCAAAGCGTGAATTTGCTGCTGGAATTGCTGAGGCAATTAAGATGGCAGTTATGTTTGATGAGAAGTTTTTTGAGTTTTTTGAAAAGTGCGATGTGCAAAATCAACACGATCTAACTAAAATTATCCAAAGATGTGTAGAGTTAAAAGCTATGATAGTAAGCCAAGATGAGCGTGAAAAAGGTCTAAGAGCGGTATTAAACTATGGCCATACGTTTGCTCATGTGATAGAAAATGAGCTAAATTACAAAGGATTATTGCACGGTGAAGCTGTAGCTGTAGGTATGAATATGGCAAATAAATTGGCTTTAAATTTAGGATTATTAAGCGTAAGAGATGTTGATAGGATAGAGAATTTGTTAATTAAATTTAATCTACCAACAACATATAAAATTAAAGATGAATATGCATTTTATGATGCATTTACTCTAGATAAAAAGAGTGAAAATAGCGTTATTAAGTTTATTTTGCCAAATGGAATTGGTGCAAATTTAATTAAAAACGATATATCAAAAGAGCAAGTAATTGAAGTTTTAAGGCTATTTAAATGA
- a CDS encoding mechanosensitive ion channel family protein, which yields MSKIIWILLLFAISLMANNSQIAILNDNINRLDTTLKGNIWLIKYANYNTYQNLLLELQQAQNQLNDKNKSTQNSDEINNRVASLKEQIELLKEYEKSPFQSMLAVPEIEEEYKITNPIAIIGGFSYLKRLKGEKAEYYSRLAQLEVAIDILSKKQNLLQEIYDINKTTINYTNLVEINRTLGEFNIAKEIATTTFGVYQARLDEAISRATDSLTSQIKETLTIFFTIIIVILIGFLLKFTAKRYVTDNQKFYTINKFINVINFTIIIFILLFAYIENVSYMVTILGFASAGLAIAMKDMFMSLLGWSVIIFGGTFHVGDRIRVRYQNGDYVGDIIDISLLRMTIYEDITLTTYKLNRRSGRIIFIPNNYIFTELIANYTHSGMKTVWDGIDIMLSFDSNHKKAMHIIKNIARKYSKGYTDIAKQQMNKLRDQYNIKNTNVEPRIFSFFEPYGINISVWYMNNSYGTLALRSTISAEIIEALNAESDIKIAYPTQTLFMGRHTGKIEQQLELYKENLD from the coding sequence ATGAGTAAAATTATTTGGATTTTACTATTATTTGCTATCTCTTTGATGGCTAATAACTCTCAAATTGCTATATTAAATGATAATATAAATAGATTAGATACAACATTAAAGGGTAATATCTGGCTTATAAAATATGCCAATTATAATACATATCAAAATTTGCTTTTAGAACTACAACAAGCTCAAAATCAGTTAAATGACAAGAATAAATCTACTCAAAATAGTGATGAGATAAATAACAGAGTAGCTAGTTTAAAAGAGCAAATTGAGTTATTAAAAGAGTATGAAAAATCGCCATTTCAAAGTATGCTAGCTGTACCTGAGATAGAAGAGGAGTATAAGATAACTAATCCAATTGCTATTATTGGTGGATTTTCTTATCTTAAACGATTAAAAGGAGAAAAAGCTGAATATTATAGTCGCTTAGCTCAGCTTGAGGTTGCTATAGATATTTTAAGTAAAAAGCAAAATTTACTTCAAGAAATTTATGATATCAATAAAACAACGATAAATTATACAAATTTAGTTGAAATAAATAGAACATTGGGCGAATTTAATATTGCCAAAGAGATTGCTACGACTACATTTGGCGTATATCAAGCAAGACTTGATGAGGCAATTAGCAGAGCTACAGATAGTCTTACATCTCAAATTAAAGAGACTTTGACTATATTTTTTACTATTATTATTGTAATTTTGATTGGATTTTTGCTTAAATTTACAGCTAAAAGATATGTAACTGATAATCAAAAATTTTATACTATAAATAAATTTATAAATGTTATTAATTTTACAATCATAATTTTTATCTTACTTTTTGCATATATAGAAAATGTTAGCTATATGGTTACGATTCTTGGTTTTGCTTCGGCTGGTCTTGCAATTGCGATGAAAGATATGTTTATGAGTCTTCTTGGCTGGAGTGTTATCATATTTGGCGGAACATTCCATGTAGGTGATAGAATTCGTGTAAGATATCAAAATGGAGATTATGTTGGCGATATAATTGATATTAGCCTACTTAGAATGACTATATATGAAGATATTACGCTTACTACATATAAACTAAATCGTAGAAGTGGTAGAATTATATTTATACCAAATAACTATATATTTACAGAGTTAATTGCTAATTACACTCATAGTGGAATGAAAACTGTATGGGATGGAATTGATATAATGCTAAGCTTTGATAGTAATCATAAAAAAGCAATGCATATAATTAAAAATATAGCAAGAAAGTATTCAAAAGGCTATACTGATATAGCTAAACAACAGATGAATAAGCTTAGAGATCAATATAATATCAAAAATACAAATGTTGAGCCTAGAATATTTAGTTTTTTTGAACCATATGGTATAAATATTAGTGTTTGGTATATGAATAATTCTTATGGCACATTAGCTCTTCGTAGTACTATTAGCGCTGAGATTATAGAGGCATTAAATGCAGAGAGCGATATCAAAATCGCTTATCCGACTCAGACGCTATTTATGGGAAGACATACTGGTAAAATCGAACAACAATTAGAATTATATAAGGAAAATTTAGATTGA
- the mtaB gene encoding tRNA (N(6)-L-threonylcarbamoyladenosine(37)-C(2))-methylthiotransferase MtaB, with the protein MKVYFKTFGCRTNIYDTELLKSYVKNYEIVNDDNIADIIVVNSCTVTNGADSGVRNYINSMRNSGKKVILTGCGAVSKGDELFKSSAIFGVLGASNKSKIDEMLGKSEPFYELGDLNFIDKNIVSNYENHTKAFIKIQEGCDFACSYCIIPSVRGFSRSIDENIILKEAKILASNGYSEIVLTGTNIGSYGKGNNTTLGKLIANLGKINGIKRIRLGSIEPSQIDDSFREILSEPWLERHLHIALQHTSQEMLTIMNRRNRALRDLDLFCELSSMGFALGTDFIVAHPGESKKIWSEAVENFIKFPLTHIHAFIFSPRNGTKSASMSIDVSPQIAKERLKTLQNIVSQNNIKFRQNNAHKSLEVLVEKSCGDDIYEGWDQYYNKIKIKSSKNISKEWINITNYDIMQEFNYAQI; encoded by the coding sequence TTGAAAGTATATTTTAAAACATTTGGATGTCGAACAAATATCTATGATACTGAGCTTTTAAAAAGTTATGTTAAAAATTATGAAATAGTTAATGATGATAATATCGCTGATATTATAGTGGTAAATTCTTGCACTGTTACAAATGGTGCAGATAGCGGAGTAAGAAACTATATAAATAGTATGCGTAATAGCGGCAAAAAAGTAATCTTAACTGGTTGTGGGGCAGTTAGCAAAGGTGATGAATTATTTAAAAGTTCAGCTATTTTTGGAGTTCTTGGCGCTAGCAATAAGAGTAAAATCGATGAAATGCTAGGTAAGAGTGAGCCGTTTTATGAGCTAGGAGATCTAAATTTCATCGATAAAAATATAGTAAGTAACTATGAAAATCATACTAAAGCTTTTATTAAAATTCAAGAAGGATGTGATTTTGCTTGTAGCTACTGTATTATTCCAAGTGTTAGGGGATTTAGTAGAAGTATAGATGAGAATATAATATTAAAAGAGGCTAAAATTTTAGCAAGTAATGGCTATAGCGAGATAGTATTAACTGGTACAAATATCGGTAGCTACGGCAAGGGAAATAATACAACTCTTGGTAAGCTTATAGCAAATTTAGGTAAGATTAATGGCATAAAGCGAATTCGCTTAGGCAGTATAGAACCTAGCCAGATCGATGATAGTTTTAGAGAAATTTTAAGCGAGCCATGGTTAGAAAGACACCTGCATATAGCACTTCAGCATACTAGCCAAGAAATGCTTACTATAATGAATAGAAGAAATAGAGCCTTAAGAGATTTAGATCTATTTTGTGAGCTAAGCTCAATGGGGTTTGCATTAGGGACCGATTTTATCGTAGCTCATCCAGGCGAGAGTAAGAAGATATGGAGTGAGGCTGTGGAGAATTTTATCAAATTTCCTCTTACACATATTCACGCTTTTATCTTTAGTCCGCGAAATGGAACCAAATCAGCAAGTATGAGTATAGATGTAAGCCCACAAATTGCCAAAGAGAGATTAAAAACTCTTCAAAATATAGTATCTCAAAATAATATTAAATTTAGGCAAAATAACGCACATAAATCTTTAGAAGTATTAGTAGAAAAAAGCTGTGGCGATGATATATATGAGGGTTGGGATCAATATTATAATAAGATAAAAATTAAAAGTAGTAAAAATATATCAAAAGAGTGGATAAATATTACTAATTATGATATTATGCAGGAATTTAACTATGCTCAAATTTAA
- a CDS encoding AAA family ATPase, with the protein MLKFNQIKLPKFSKKSAIAVASGVLFLLFVIAIFRSMPSKITLLEYDNYLQAGAIQNAIIDNNEIIIKTQNGNFILPKEMINLNELGQKVAVEMSSDYSFIWIILILVLFGFISFIIFKFIPFKEISKSKNKPEQPLDNISSQITPVVSNISFDDVAGISEVKSELIEIVDFLKNPSRYTNLGIKMPKGLLMVGPPGVGKTLIAKAVAGEANVPFFYQSGANFVQIYAGMGAKRVRELFSMAKSYAPSIIFIDEIDAVGKARGGNRSDEREATLNQLLTEMDGFLSSSGVIVIAATNKIEMIDEALLRSGRFDRRIFVSLPDITDRSDILNIYLQDKRHNVDIDLVARSTTGFSGAALATLVNEAAINALRNGREIITNDDFKAVENRVIDGKKRIHSLSQNEKQIQAIYQSAKALMAEFCGINFNQISLLNDKFGLGDSFLSSKTDLLGLIKVHLAGISALDLIAGELYTNSKDDLKQAKNIAKELVMDYGMGARIKPNDDEPGLLLEQIRIEVDELVVKMRAEIESLAKFLIENESASKSDVIMIIKRINNG; encoded by the coding sequence ATGCTCAAATTTAATCAGATTAAACTACCCAAATTTAGTAAAAAATCAGCCATAGCAGTAGCTAGTGGAGTTTTATTTTTACTTTTTGTAATAGCAATATTTCGTTCTATGCCAAGTAAAATTACTCTATTAGAATATGATAATTACCTTCAAGCTGGTGCAATTCAAAACGCTATAATAGATAATAATGAGATTATTATTAAGACACAAAATGGAAATTTTATCCTTCCAAAAGAGATGATAAATTTAAATGAATTAGGTCAAAAAGTTGCTGTGGAGATGAGTAGTGATTATTCATTTATATGGATTATTTTGATTTTGGTTTTATTTGGCTTTATCTCTTTTATAATTTTTAAATTTATTCCATTTAAAGAAATTTCAAAATCAAAAAATAAACCAGAACAGCCACTTGATAATATTTCTAGTCAAATTACTCCTGTAGTATCAAATATATCTTTTGATGATGTAGCCGGTATAAGCGAGGTTAAAAGTGAGCTAATTGAGATAGTTGATTTTCTTAAAAATCCAAGCCGATATACAAACCTAGGCATAAAAATGCCAAAAGGTCTTTTAATGGTCGGGCCTCCTGGTGTAGGCAAAACCTTAATAGCTAAAGCTGTAGCTGGAGAGGCAAATGTGCCATTTTTCTATCAAAGTGGAGCAAATTTCGTCCAAATTTATGCTGGAATGGGTGCTAAGCGTGTCAGAGAGCTTTTTAGTATGGCTAAAAGTTATGCTCCAAGTATAATTTTTATTGATGAGATTGATGCTGTTGGTAAGGCACGTGGTGGCAACAGAAGCGATGAAAGAGAAGCTACGCTAAATCAGCTCCTTACAGAGATGGATGGATTTTTAAGTAGTAGCGGCGTAATAGTAATTGCTGCAACAAATAAGATAGAAATGATAGATGAGGCTTTATTAAGAAGTGGAAGATTTGATAGAAGAATATTTGTAAGTCTTCCTGATATAACCGATAGAAGTGATATATTAAATATATATTTGCAAGATAAAAGACATAATGTAGATATAGATTTAGTAGCTAGAAGTACAACTGGATTTAGCGGTGCAGCACTTGCTACTTTAGTTAATGAAGCTGCTATAAATGCCCTACGAAACGGAAGAGAAATTATCACAAATGATGATTTTAAAGCAGTAGAAAATAGGGTAATTGATGGTAAAAAGCGCATACATAGTCTAAGTCAAAATGAGAAGCAAATTCAAGCCATATATCAATCAGCTAAGGCTTTAATGGCTGAGTTTTGCGGTATTAATTTTAATCAAATTTCACTTTTAAATGATAAATTTGGTTTAGGTGATTCATTTTTAAGTTCAAAAACTGATCTTTTAGGCCTTATAAAGGTGCATTTGGCTGGAATTTCGGCATTGGATTTAATAGCTGGTGAATTATATACTAACTCTAAAGATGATTTAAAACAGGCAAAAAATATTGCTAAAGAGCTAGTAATGGATTATGGTATGGGTGCAAGGATTAAGCCTAATGATGACGAGCCAGGATTACTTTTAGAACAGATTCGTATAGAAGTAGATGAGTTGGTAGTTAAGATGAGAGCTGAGATAGAGTCTCTTGCAAAGTTCTTAATAGAAAATGAATCTGCTAGCAAATCAGATGTAATAATGATAATAAAAAGGATAAATAATGGCTAA
- the mog gene encoding molybdopterin adenylyltransferase, which yields MMAKIGVLTLSDRASAGVYADESGIAIQKILKEWIIGDLEFIYKVIPDEYDMIVSSLEDMCKEGCDIVFTTGGTGPAPRDVTPEATEAVCEKMLPGFGELMRSVSLKYVLTAILSRQSAGIKNKTLIVNLPGQPKAIKECLEPIFPAIPYCLDLIGAAYIECDENIMKVFRPKKK from the coding sequence ATAATGGCTAAAATAGGAGTATTAACACTAAGCGATAGAGCAAGTGCTGGAGTTTATGCTGATGAGAGTGGTATAGCGATACAAAAAATATTAAAAGAGTGGATAATAGGGGATTTAGAGTTTATTTATAAGGTTATTCCTGATGAATATGATATGATAGTATCTAGCTTAGAAGATATGTGCAAAGAGGGTTGCGATATAGTATTTACCACTGGTGGGACAGGGCCAGCACCTAGAGATGTAACACCTGAAGCGACTGAAGCTGTATGTGAAAAAATGCTACCAGGATTTGGCGAATTAATGCGTTCAGTTAGCTTAAAATATGTACTTACTGCTATATTGTCACGACAAAGTGCTGGTATAAAAAATAAGACTTTAATAGTAAATTTACCAGGCCAACCAAAAGCGATAAAGGAGTGTTTAGAGCCTATTTTTCCAGCTATTCCATATTGTTTAGATCTAATCGGTGCAGCTTATATTGAATGTGATGAGAATATTATGAAAGTGTTTAGACCAAAGAAGAAGTAG
- a CDS encoding HAD-IIIC family phosphatase — protein sequence MKNIVIDLDGTLTIDDESDYKCKPANVEIINQLKKYKAMGFKITIFTSRNMKTYSGNIGQINVKTLPTIIKWLDQHDVPYDEVVVGKPWCGNDGFYIDDRAIRPNEFANLSYNEIRDLLGISSSKEVKLGGGIINDIDYICQISSHRISNRIRKTSSSICANWQ from the coding sequence ATGAAGAATATAGTAATAGATTTAGATGGAACACTTACTATAGATGATGAATCTGATTATAAATGTAAGCCAGCAAATGTAGAGATTATTAATCAATTAAAAAAATATAAAGCAATGGGATTTAAAATCACTATATTTACAAGTCGTAATATGAAAACATATAGTGGTAATATAGGTCAGATCAATGTGAAAACATTACCAACTATTATAAAATGGCTTGATCAACATGATGTGCCGTATGATGAAGTTGTAGTTGGTAAGCCTTGGTGCGGAAATGATGGATTTTATATTGATGATAGAGCTATAAGACCAAATGAATTTGCTAATTTAAGCTACAATGAGATAAGGGATTTATTAGGAATTTCCTCAAGTAAAGAAGTAAAATTGGGGGGGGGTATAATCAATGATATTGATTACATCTGCCAAATATCTTCCCATAGAATTTCAAATAGAATTAGGAAAACTTCCTCCAGCATTTGTGCCAATTGGCAATAA
- a CDS encoding aminoglycoside phosphotransferase family protein, with protein MILITSAKYLPIEFQIELGKLPPAFVPIGNKRLYEYQVKLFNSLNEKIVLSLPQSFALEQADKDRLKQLSVDIIFVPDNISLGESIIYCLNMLMPLNENIRILHGDTYFNNLEFYENCLVVSQIENNYDWEFLSKDYYFNNNFIYNDNTVLSGYFEIVKPYDFIKSILKSNFSYTQGLKLYSKQYPFTIVENHNWIDLGSVTSYFHFKKNITTQRAFNDLKKENGYFIKSSDMQLKIQGEINWFKNFPSLLDLKLPRFIALDINSYKTEYLYLNTLSELFVFGKLSSFVWKKIFNTLNNFLTQLHFYQSDKESKFDFLTKTIYRLQDFICDKDFDMKTIWKFKDIEISLDQMLKDLNLAIKPNLAHSFIHGDFCFSNIMYDFKSEDIKTFDPRGIDFDGNITPFGDARYDYAKLFHSCIGLYDFIIAEYYELDIIDNRINFYIKAPSSISSIQDEFLNIFCKSNKKELYAITIHLFLSMLPLHSDNKNRQMALFANAFRLYRDFLNLRS; from the coding sequence ATGATATTGATTACATCTGCCAAATATCTTCCCATAGAATTTCAAATAGAATTAGGAAAACTTCCTCCAGCATTTGTGCCAATTGGCAATAAAAGATTATACGAATATCAAGTTAAATTATTTAATTCTTTAAACGAAAAAATAGTTTTGTCTTTACCACAAAGTTTTGCGTTAGAACAAGCTGACAAAGATAGATTAAAACAATTATCTGTAGATATAATTTTTGTGCCAGACAATATAAGTCTTGGTGAGTCTATAATATATTGTTTAAATATGTTAATGCCACTCAATGAAAATATTCGTATTTTACATGGGGATACATATTTTAATAATTTAGAATTTTATGAAAATTGTTTAGTTGTAAGTCAAATAGAGAATAATTATGATTGGGAATTTTTAAGTAAAGATTATTATTTTAATAATAATTTTATCTATAACGATAATACAGTGTTATCTGGATATTTTGAAATTGTTAAACCATATGATTTTATTAAATCAATTTTAAAATCAAATTTTTCATATACTCAGGGATTGAAACTCTACTCAAAACAATATCCTTTTACAATAGTAGAAAATCATAATTGGATAGATTTGGGATCAGTGACTAGTTATTTTCATTTCAAAAAAAATATCACAACTCAAAGGGCTTTTAATGATCTAAAAAAAGAAAATGGATATTTTATTAAAAGTTCAGATATGCAATTAAAAATACAAGGAGAAATTAATTGGTTTAAAAATTTTCCATCGCTATTGGACTTAAAATTGCCTAGATTTATTGCTTTAGATATAAATTCATATAAAACTGAATATCTTTATTTAAATACGCTTTCAGAACTTTTTGTATTTGGCAAATTATCAAGTTTTGTTTGGAAAAAGATATTTAATACTCTTAATAATTTTCTAACTCAATTGCATTTTTATCAATCAGATAAAGAAAGTAAATTTGATTTTTTAACAAAAACTATATATAGGCTTCAAGATTTTATATGTGACAAAGATTTTGATATGAAAACAATATGGAAATTTAAAGATATTGAGATATCGCTAGACCAAATGTTAAAAGATCTAAATTTAGCAATTAAACCAAATTTGGCTCATTCATTTATTCACGGTGATTTTTGTTTTAGCAATATTATGTATGATTTTAAATCTGAAGATATTAAAACATTTGATCCTAGAGGAATAGATTTTGATGGCAATATAACTCCTTTTGGTGATGCTAGATACGATTACGCCAAGCTTTTTCATTCTTGTATAGGTTTATATGATTTTATTATTGCTGAATATTATGAGTTAGATATAATAGATAATAGAATTAATTTTTATATCAAAGCTCCAAGTTCAATTAGTTCAATACAAGATGAATTTTTAAATATATTTTGCAAAAGTAATAAAAAAGAACTTTATGCGATTACAATTCATCTATTTTTATCCATGCTTCCATTACATTCTGATAATAAGAATAGACAAATGGCTTTATTTGCAAATGCATTTAGATTGTATAGAGATTTTTTAAATTTAAGGAGCTAA
- a CDS encoding glycosyltransferase family 2 protein, which translates to MIIIFPMAGLSSRFAKAGYELPKYMLDINGKSVFYHVVNSFNKYFDNCQFLFIYRNIKNTKTFIKKECKNMGLRFYNMVELEFQTQGQAHTVELGLQKSNLNLNDSILIFNIDTFRPNFTLPNTFDISKIDGYLEVFEGEGDQWSFVMPKGIDDVAKTTEKDRISSLCSSGLYYFGSANDFINIFKKSFETDKRDKGEFYIAPLYNELIAQGKIVKYFKIKIDDIIFCGTPQEYERLV; encoded by the coding sequence TTGATTATAATATTTCCTATGGCTGGATTAAGTAGTCGTTTTGCAAAAGCTGGTTATGAGCTACCTAAATATATGCTTGATATTAATGGAAAATCTGTATTTTACCATGTTGTTAATAGTTTTAATAAATATTTTGATAATTGTCAATTTTTATTTATATATAGAAATATTAAAAATACAAAAACTTTTATAAAAAAAGAGTGTAAAAATATGGGTTTAAGATTTTATAATATGGTTGAATTAGAATTTCAAACCCAAGGCCAGGCGCATACTGTGGAGTTAGGTCTCCAAAAATCAAATTTAAACTTAAACGATAGTATTTTGATATTTAATATAGATACTTTTCGCCCAAATTTTACTTTGCCAAATACTTTTGATATTTCAAAAATTGATGGATATTTAGAAGTTTTTGAAGGTGAAGGAGATCAATGGAGTTTTGTAATGCCAAAAGGTATAGATGATGTGGCTAAAACAACCGAAAAAGATAGAATTTCCTCTCTTTGCAGTAGTGGTTTATATTATTTTGGTTCAGCAAATGATTTTATTAATATATTTAAAAAATCATTTGAAACCGATAAAAGAGATAAAGGTGAATTTTATATTGCACCTTTATATAATGAACTTATTGCTCAAGGTAAAATTGTTAAATATTTTAAAATAAAAATAGATGATATTATATTTTGTGGCACCCCGCAAGAGTATGAGAGATTGGTTTAA